Genomic window (Bosea vaviloviae):
GGCGGTGGCGACGTAGTTGCGGCCAGTCGAAAGCATTGCGCCCCAGCTCGCCGTCGGGGGCTGGACGCCCAGGCCCAGGAAGGAAAGCCCGGCCTCGAACAGCACCATCAGCCCGAATTCGAGCGTCGCGACGACCGAAACCGCGCCGATGATGTTGGGCAGGAGATGGCGGAAGAGGACGCGCGGTGCGCTGGCGCCCATCAGCGCCGCAAGCCGGACATAAGGCATGGTCGCGATCGAGAGCGTCTGGCTATAGGCGACGCGGGCGTAGCGCGGCCAGCGCGTCAAGGCGAGCACCAGGACGACATTGACGAGGCTCGGCCCCAGCACCGCGACGGTGATGATCGCCAGCAGCACGGCCGGGATCGAGAGGAAGACGTCGACGACGCGCATCACCGCGACCTCGATCCAGCCGCGCCGGTAGCCCGCGATCATGCCGAGCGTGGTGCCGACCGTGCCCGACAGGATGACCGAGGCGAAGGCGACGATCAGCGAGACGCGCGCGCCATGGATGATGCGACTGAGCAGGTCGCGGCCGAGCTCGTCGCTGCCGAGCCAGTAATGGAAGCTGCGCGAGATCGTGCCCGGCGGCTTCAGGCGCCCGGTCAGGTTCTGGGCATTGGGATCATAGGGTGCGAGCCAGGGCGCCAGGATCGCGGCCAGCGCCACCAGAGCGACGATCGCCAGCGGCCACCAGCGCCAGAGCTGGCGCTTGCGGCGCGCAGGCGAGGCGGCAACAGCGCTCATCGCCCGCCATCCAGCACGATGCGCGGATCGACCAGGCTGTAGAGCAGGTCCGAGATCAGGTTCAATGCCACGGTGACGAAGGCGCCCATCAGCACGACGCCCTGCACGATCATGAAATCGCGCGCCAGGATCGCCTGCACGGTGACCTGCCCGATGCCGGGCCAGGCGAAGACCGTTTCGACGATGACGGCGCCGGCGAGCAGGTTCGAGATTTCGAGCGCTGCGACCGTGATCAGCGGGATCGAGGCGTTGCGGGCGATGTGGCGGACGAGCAGGCGCCCGGTGCGGACGCCGCGCGAGCGGGCGGTGCGGGCATAATCCTTCGACAATTCGTCGAGCAGGGCCGAGCGCGTGATCCGCGCGAAGGTCGCCATCGAGAGCAGGCCGAGCGCGAAGGACGGCATCACCAGATGCGAGAGGTCGCCGGTCGAGGAGGGCGGCAGCCAGCCGAGCAGCACCGAGAAGACCAGGATCATCAGGATGCCGCTCCAGAAGGTCGGCATGCTCTGGGCTGCGAGCACGAAGCCGGCCGCGAGCTTGGCGATCGCCTTGTCGCGGAAGACCGCGAGCAGGATGCCGATCGGCACGCCGATGCCGCAGGCAACGAGGAGCGCGCCCGCCGCCAGCATCAGCGTATAGGGCAGGCGCGAGGCGATGATCGTCATCACCGGCACGCGTTGCACGACGGACTGACCGAGGTCGAAGCGGGCGAGATCGGCGAGGAAGTCGAGATACTGGACCGGCAGCGGCCGGTCGAAGCCCATCGCATGGCGCAGCGCATCGACATCGGCCTTGGTCGCGGTCTCCGGCACCAGCAGATAGGTCGGGTCGCCGGTCAGGCGCTGGACGAAGAAGATCAGCGTCACCACCCCGATGATGGTGGCGAGTGCCTGTCCGGCACGCCTGAGCAGGAAGCCTTGCATGAAGCCTCAGTCCGTCCAGCTCATGCGGTTGAGGAACATGCTTTCATTCGGCGTCGGCTTGAACTGCAGGTTCTTGGTCGCGCCGTAGATCACGGCCGCCTGATAGAGCGGTACCAGCGGGGCTTCCGCGGCGATGATCTCGTGAACCTGCTTGTAGGCGGCAAGCCGCTTGTCCTTGTCGAGCGTCTGGCGCGCCTCTTCGAGCAGGCTGTCGGCCTTGGAGTTGCGATAGGCCGACCAGCCGCTGCTCTTGTGGATCAGCGGGAAGAGCACGCCGTCTGCATCCTGGCAGGCGCAGGACCAGCGGCCGAAGCTCAGCGTCGAGGTCGCCTCGGGCCCGGCCTGCGAGCGCTTGAGGTAGCTCGCCATGTCCGACATCGCGATCTTGACGTTGAGACCGGCATCGTTGAGCTGCTGCTGGATCGCCTGGACGATGCGCTGGTCGAAGACGGGCGCGGTCGAGAGCTCGATCTCGGCTTTCGCCGCCGGGCCGGCCTCCGCGACCAGGGCCTTGGCCTTGGCGAGGTCGTAGCTTGGCCCCTTCAGGCCCTCGATCCAGCCGAAGCTGACCGGAGTCAGCAATTGCGAGACCGGCTTGTCGAAGCCGCCGAGCAGGCCGTCGACCAGCCCTTCCTTGTCGATGGCATAGGCCGCCGCCAGCCTGAGCTTGACGTTGTCGAAGGGCGGCTTGACCGTGTTGAGGCGCAGATAGGCGACGCGCTCGGTCAGGCCGATCAGGGCCTTGGCCCTGGTCGCGGATTTGAGCTGGCCGGCCTGGTCTGAATCGAGCGTCACGCCGAGATCGCTGGTCCCGGCCTGCAGATTGGCGAGCCGCGTCGCCCCGTCCGGCACGGCGCGGAAGATCACGGCCGGGAAGGGGCCCTTGTCGCCCCAATAGGCGTCGTTGCGCACAAGCGAGACCTGCACGCCGCGCTGCCAGGCCTCGAATTTATAGGGCCCGCTGCCGACGGGCTTCAGGTTGAAGGCGTCCTTGCCAACCGCCTCGACGATGGCCTTCGGTACGATCGAGAGCTTGACCAGCTGGGCGAGCAGGGCCGGATAGGCGCCGTTGGTGGTGAGCTTGACCTTGCTCGGCGAGAGCGCGGTCGCGTCGGTGATCTTGTCGAACTGGCCGAGCTGCGGGCTGCCGAATTTCGGATCGGTGATGCGCTTGACGCTGTAGGCGACGTCATCGGCCGTCAGCTTCGAGCCGTCATGGAAGGTGATGTCGGGCCGCAGCTCGAACTCGATCTCGGTGTCGGAGAGATATTTCCAGCTGGCTGCGACCTGCGGGACGATCTCGCCCTTGTCGTCGCGGGTAACGAGATTGTCGAAGATATTGCGGTAGACATAGTAGCTGTCGGGGTTCCACTGCACCTGTGGATCGAGCGAAGACGGCTCGTTGACGAGGTCGACGACGAGCCGCTCCTTCGAGGCCTGGGCCGGAGCAGCGCCGAATGCGAGCGTGGCTGCGAGCACGGCGACCAAGGCGGCCGCGACATGAGTGGTCCGCGAGAGAATGCTCATCACTGCTGCTCCTTCGAGAGGGGGATCGGGAGAGGGATCGGAGTGTCCGTGGTTGCGGTCGTGGGCCGCGCCCTGCGCCGGCGCGCCGAGCGGGCCGCCGGCTGCGCCAATCGCGACGACACCGCCAGGAAACCATGGGCGAGGGCACCGGCGAAGCGCTCGTTCTCCTGCGTGATCGCGAAGCGGGCGGCGTCCGCATCGCCCGCGATCAGCGCGGCCGCAAGCGCG
Coding sequences:
- the nikC gene encoding nickel transporter permease — protein: MSAVAASPARRKRQLWRWWPLAIVALVALAAILAPWLAPYDPNAQNLTGRLKPPGTISRSFHYWLGSDELGRDLLSRIIHGARVSLIVAFASVILSGTVGTTLGMIAGYRRGWIEVAVMRVVDVFLSIPAVLLAIITVAVLGPSLVNVVLVLALTRWPRYARVAYSQTLSIATMPYVRLAALMGASAPRVLFRHLLPNIIGAVSVVATLEFGLMVLFEAGLSFLGLGVQPPTASWGAMLSTGRNYVATAWWAATLPGLCLFVLVLAVNLTGDAVRDRLDPRFR
- a CDS encoding ABC transporter permease, translated to MQGFLLRRAGQALATIIGVVTLIFFVQRLTGDPTYLLVPETATKADVDALRHAMGFDRPLPVQYLDFLADLARFDLGQSVVQRVPVMTIIASRLPYTLMLAAGALLVACGIGVPIGILLAVFRDKAIAKLAAGFVLAAQSMPTFWSGILMILVFSVLLGWLPPSSTGDLSHLVMPSFALGLLSMATFARITRSALLDELSKDYARTARSRGVRTGRLLVRHIARNASIPLITVAALEISNLLAGAVIVETVFAWPGIGQVTVQAILARDFMIVQGVVLMGAFVTVALNLISDLLYSLVDPRIVLDGGR
- a CDS encoding ABC transporter substrate-binding protein; the protein is MSILSRTTHVAAALVAVLAATLAFGAAPAQASKERLVVDLVNEPSSLDPQVQWNPDSYYVYRNIFDNLVTRDDKGEIVPQVAASWKYLSDTEIEFELRPDITFHDGSKLTADDVAYSVKRITDPKFGSPQLGQFDKITDATALSPSKVKLTTNGAYPALLAQLVKLSIVPKAIVEAVGKDAFNLKPVGSGPYKFEAWQRGVQVSLVRNDAYWGDKGPFPAVIFRAVPDGATRLANLQAGTSDLGVTLDSDQAGQLKSATRAKALIGLTERVAYLRLNTVKPPFDNVKLRLAAAYAIDKEGLVDGLLGGFDKPVSQLLTPVSFGWIEGLKGPSYDLAKAKALVAEAGPAAKAEIELSTAPVFDQRIVQAIQQQLNDAGLNVKIAMSDMASYLKRSQAGPEATSTLSFGRWSCACQDADGVLFPLIHKSSGWSAYRNSKADSLLEEARQTLDKDKRLAAYKQVHEIIAAEAPLVPLYQAAVIYGATKNLQFKPTPNESMFLNRMSWTD